The nucleotide sequence TTAGGCATTGAATAAATACAAGCCTCATGAAAATTcagtatgaataaataaattgggtgtgaaatatatgcatgcatcatGAAAAAAAGTGAATGTGATGTACACCTTGAAAAGAAAACTCTATCACAGTATCActagctaaaaaaaacaaaacaaaattcagtCTAATTAAAAGTTGACTATTTGAGCTAGTAGATGGTGAGAAACACAAACTCCAGACTCACTGCTGTTAGGATGCTCCCTAAGAAGACAGCTGTCTATGTAGAGAGTGATGTGGCTCACTGCTTGacctgtgacctttgacctgtgtgTAGTATTGTTTGGAGCTGTATAACCCCAACAGCCGGGGTCAGAAGATCAAGGCGTGTAAGACGGAGACGGACGGACGCGTGGTGGAAGGGAAGCATCAGTCGTACACCATCTGTGCTGCTTCAGCCGAGGAGCGAGACGAGTGGATCGAGTCCATCAGGTACGAACACACACACCTCTCCAGCGCCGTCTGAGCGCACCGGACTCGtctgacacgtgtgtgtgtgtgtgtgtgtgtgtgtccacagggCCAGCATTACTAAAGACCCCTTCTATGACCTGGTGTCCATCCGCAAGAAGAAAGTCATCAACAAAGTGCCTGAGAAATGAGCGGAGCGACTGCAAACAGACGGAGATCAGGAGATCAGCTCTGTGTCACACGAGTGTACGTCTGAGAAATGCATGAGCAGCTCGGCTCATCTGAAGAGAATTGACTGAGATCATATTTGAGACATTATCGAGATTTTTCAGACACTGGTGTGTTTTGTGGCAATGAATGTCCTCTGGAAGAGACGCTGGTGATCGATTCCCTTCACACAACACATTCTGGACAAACACTTTCACTTTGACTTCTCTAGCAAAtgtttttcttgtaaaatattcTTGTAAATATTATAGATCATACAGTGTGAAAGAGTATAGGTGATGAATTGTAAaatagattatttaaataaagttattatcTGAGACACATGATGATCGTCTTTTATGAAACGTCTGTGTTTGAGCTGAAACACACATCAGTGTCATCAGGACTCCAGACAAAACGTGACTTTTGAGCTGGTTTTGTTAAAAGAAGAAGTTCAGcgtcattcacacacacacacacacacacacacacacacacacacacacacacacacacacactcacgtgaATGATTAGCTTCTCTTGCATATTTATTTCCTTCCTGGAGCAGACAGAATTGCTATATTAGCAAATAAATGACTAGttgtattcatcaaggatgcattaaattgatcaaaagtgacagtatagacatttataatgttagaaaatttctgatttaaataaatgctgttcttttgaactttctgttcatctgtgaatcctgaaaaataaaatatatcacggtttccacagaaatattgatcagcacaactgtgttcaacactgataataatcagaaatgtttcttgagcagtaaatcatcatattattctgatttctgaagatcatgtgacactgaagactggaggaatgatgctgaaaatacagcggagcatcacagaaatacattacactttaacacagattcacacagagaacagatgatttacatcacaataatatttcactgttttactgtatttttgatcaaataaaagcagccgtgctgagcagaagagacttctttcagaaacattaaaaatgtgatACCGACCCCAGCATCAGTGCGTGCTTGATCTTATTTTAACCCTCTTCAACATGATCTCATCCAGATTTAGGGGAAGTGCATGTGGAAGATAAATCTGTGTTATTAAAGATGATTGCAGAATCAAACGTGAATAAGAAGGATGAAAGCTCTGCGCTCTGGTCATATTCACGCAACAGCAGCTTGTGAAAAGGGAAACGTGAAATGACCTCATCGCTTTCACTTCCTCCATCAGAACAGCAGCAGGTGACATCTGCcggtgtcttcacgaaggtccaGGGCAGGCCATCCTTCCTCCAGATGTTCCTCCAGCATCTCAAGAGCATCGGAGGAAACGTGTTCATCTGAGCCGTGTTCTTCTCTGTATCAGCTCTGGTCTGGACTCGGTCTCAGACTGCAGCTCATTACAGTCTCACTCACGTGTGGTCACTTCCTGTTCAGAGCTGTTACAGTAAGTCCTCGGATCTGAGGCCAGATCTCACGTGAGGATGGTCATTTATGAAAAGTGTGTGTGCAGTTTGAGCTGAAACACACATTAGTGTCATCAGGACATGATACCAAACGTGCCTTTTGTGCTGGTTTTCTTAAAAGAAGAAGTTCTGcagcattcacacacacagacacacacacacaaacacccacacacacacacacacacacacacacacactcacacagacacacacgtttACTTTGCTGTCTAAATGGGGACCTTACATAAATTTCTATTGTTCTTACATAGAGATTTGTAATTTGTTACCCCacacctacccctcacagaaaactttctgaaattttacagtaaaaaaaacaaaacctttgcTTACTTTATTTCTATGCCAGTTTTACAAATGTGGATGTCCCCAAATTGagtttcagtatttatttttttgggcgATTTTGTCAGGGTTTTCTCACTTTTGGGTAGAACTTTGCTCCCAAAATATGATtaagtagacacacacacacacacacacacacacacacacacacacacacacacacacacacacacacacacacacacacacacacacacacacacacacacacacacacacacgcgcgcagaTCCGGCTAAACAATGTCAAACAGTGAATAAAAGCAGAAGAGCATTTTTGGCCGTGTCTCAAATGACGCACTTCTTACTGCATGCTTTCTCTTGAGTCTGCGGCACGAGCTcagaagaatgtgtgtgtgtgtgtgtgtgtgtgtgtgatgttcagGTTCACCAGCAGAGGGCGACGCCACTCATGAGTCTTTGATCGCTTTAGTTCTAAAATTAAAACTGCTGtaaacagaggtgggtagagtacccaaaaactttactcaagtaaaagtaaaagtaattctagaaatatttactcaagtaaaagtaaaagtactagtcttgaatagttacttgagtaagagtaaaagagtatcggataaaaaatctactcaagtagttagttactagttactttgggtcatatatacggagcctatttttatttagatatatagataaaatgtatgtaatgtatgtgtgtgtgtgtgtgtgtgtgtgtgtataaatgtatatatttcatcagcctttactccaatttatgtaatttattataaaaccctgtctgtttacttaagtaacagagatgtcatgccataacatatttttaatacaactgactttatattaaatgtgaatttaacattgaaagttaatgtgatataaatattgctactaatctttcattgttcagaaagagagcaaataacatttacattattaaagatcattttcactgacagtctagagttcaatcactctcagaaactcccattaaaatcactgaaactgttaacactgtgaaatcaatatcttaattatagattcgtacacacatctgcactttgttgtttctgatgagagaattcgccagaaagaggtattcagtcagtgagcgtgtgaaggaagcaccggcatttcagcgatgactcatctgaacacctctgattggccattgcattcaaaagctcaacagaaccgtgttgGTTAATGCGcaacgctgtaaaaacgcgtctgtctctggctcagcgccagcaagcgatcacagatctgaatttagcagctgatgatatgactttcTGAACGTattcgcaccggtgtgattgtattaaaattaataaaatcttaatcggctattttttgtcttttggaagatgcattcaacttgacttccctctgttataagccacacacgtacaacaaactaatatcacagtggtatcgtgtactgtaatcgaatgtagcccaagttattacctgttaaacagtagacagcacacgcgttcatctaataaggatctccatcccAAGCAAATAATGgcttttgcagatttgctttcaattcagtgcagttccatagccacgttttcaacgctgctgatattcttaaacgttacaactctgagtgaaccgcttcagacgctcagcgcgtgcggcagggtactgaacgactcattcaaactgattcatgaaccaattcactcgtttgccaattggtttgatcaagcctttgaacagaattgactcaaaagaatgaatcattcgcgaatgggcatcgctcattgcccagagaaaagtagacggcgcgtttggaataaactgaagcatttataacatttattgcatgaagataaagtaacgagaggggcgtcgcccagggtaacgaagtaaaagtaaagatttttccccaaaaatttactcaagtaagagtataaagtacccatctttaaatatactccgaaaagtattagttaccatgaaaaattactcaagtaaatgtaacgaagtaaatgtaactcgttactacccacctctggctgtaaacaattaaaaaaaaggtttttgtcaGGCTACTTTCAGTAAAATATAATCACATCTGTGTCTGTGACAGCTTTAGacctttttaatatttgtttagctaataagaAACTACCGAGAATCTTAATTGTGTAGGTTTGGCTCATCTggcatctgattggctgatgtgtCTTTGGTTAATCTTCGAAAGGGACATCCCATTTGATAACTTTCCTAAAATTATGGgaatatttttctaaatgcaaGTAAATGTAAACTGTAAAGTTACTTAGATTAACATCCAactaaacttaaaaaacaaacaaacaaacaaaaaaggttcTATAAAACAACATATAAGTAACTCCTGACATTATTACATTTGGACAAAAGTTTGTTCATACCTTTGAATGTTCTCTGTTTGCTGGCTTTGCTGTGAGGAGCACTACACAGATATTCATTCTTGTATTTCGTGTGTATTAGTGTTTAATCTGTCTATTAAAGTGTGGTGACACACAGCCAATCTGTTCTCAACAGCTGTGAGCAGAAAGTGTGTGCATGATGCAACTAAAGAAGAGAAAATAAACTGTTTATATCAGGGAGGAATGACTGGACGGCTTGTTGATTCTAGCCCTGAAGGGTCAAAGTCAGGTTTAAAGTTCGAGGCTTCTTCAGGATATTTGTGTTTGTTGACTGAAAACCGCTTGTTTGGCAATGTGTGCTACAACATTTCAGCTACATCTGATTCTCTCATACTAACTTACAGTAAACATTGTAACATTCTGTTAAACAATAGTTACAATGTCTATTTATTACAGACACTAGAACTactcaaaatattagcataatgtatcatatttgatatgcattTCTAGGTCCtataaatgatcaacatgataAAAACTCTTCTGTTAAACTATAGCCTCCGAACAGATCCATGTATCGTTGACCTAAAACTAAATTCAGTATTGCCAACGAATCGATTTATGATTAAATCATCATCGATAAATGATCATTTAAGAGTCTGAAGTATCGGAATGATTTTCTGAAAGAGGCGACAAAGTCTAAAGTCTACAGACAACGGAGTCTAtatgtaaaacatatatttatatatataataattgtgaTTTATGCCGTATCCCCTTAGATGCAAACATTTACAGGCagattatgaaaaatgtaaaaattgtattCATAAAATGTCACCCAGAATACAAAacccttattttttttaaaaaagtcctTTATGCACCATTTTTCCCTTTTTCCTCACGCTTCCAGAATGACGGATGTGAGAAACCTAATGTAATGTAGAGGTTTCTTCCTCAGGTTTCTCTGTCGTGTCACACACGTGAACACTGAGCTGTTTACACATCGCTCGCATCACAAACACATCAGGAACCCTGTGTCCTCTAAACACGGCTGAATGAGGGTTAACAGGTTTCAGTGGTCTGTAATTCAAACAGCTGGCGTTAGCTTTTTGTAAAAAGGCATCTGAatcctctcttcttcttcttgagGCTGTCCTGCGTCTCGTCGCTGGGAAGCGTGTGTTTCGACGCCTCGTCTGAAGGGTTCGCAGCGTTCTCTTCTATAACCGCGTCACTTGTTTTATCCTTCTTCCCTTTCCTCCACCGCTTTGTGTTAAAAGTCAGTTTTCTGAGTTTCTTGGACTCTTTCTTCTCGGGTGGAGAGGGAGCAGGTGTGATGTTCTCCAGGTCTGCTGTGGGATTCTCCGGCTCCGGCTCCGGATCCATCTTATTAAGGAAGTCCTGCAGCGGCTCCGTGGGTCCCGGGATCTGTCCGAGCGCTAGCAGGTATTTGGGATTGTGGTATTTGTGTGCAGGCACTTTCCCATCTCCACGCGTCACGTCTCCGAGATTGACCTGGAAGCGTGAAGTGGCCACTGCGGGGCGTTTGGACACTGAGGCCCGGGACAGGGTTCCCGTTTGAGGCTTGGTCATGTGAAACTGCTTAAACAGGTCCAGTTTGTCTGAGATGGCGTAAAGTTCTCGGAAATCGTTATCGTAGAAATCCACCACCTGCCCCGACATCACGGTGATCATGTTTCTGTCCATCCGAGAAGAGCTCCAGGAGAAActgcagagacacagacacagcgTGAGATGTGAAGAGCTTCTGTCAGACGGTACATGGGTAACTCTCGCTCACCTGTACGTCCCAAACATGACTTTATCTCCATCGATGAGCATGTACTTGCTCTGGACGTTTCCTGGGATTCTCCCCACGGACAGATTCAACCCGATTCCCTTCACGGTCCGAGTCCGGATATTCTGACGGGAACACAACCATTAAACAGGAGCTAACGTCTCAGTGGGTTTTGATCGGACCCATAaggcaaaaatgcatttattgtggccaaaacatacattttttaaatatgttaaatatgatGTAAATAGTGACActgaattacatttgtttttgaaatagACATTATATTTAGTTTCAACCTTCATGAACCAAAATacgtttcaaaatgtattttaaaaaattgcacaaaattacatacatttatatatttaaaataaaatgtatattttaaaaagtttgatatataaaaacattttttttttttaatggggacTAAGTTTCACTCTTAAAGCAAAGGTTCAAAAGGGTGTTTTCACACTGATGCCACAGAACTATTAtatttggttcctcaaagaagttcttaaaagaacctttcttttcttagtgtgaagaacatttaaagaCTAAAACAACTTTTGTTCAATGTTGgatattaaaggttcttcataaaaccatcaatgccaataaagaacctaataagttacttttttagatttatattttatatatttatatcaccattttcattttagttagagttttagtttattagtcatttttttattgtctatacatatttgtattaattttattaaattgtgtaGATAAGTAATTGTAGATATGTGGTTAAAATGTTTTCTTCTATTTGAAGAAATCCAGTGTTTTTCGTGGAGCAGCTGTGCACCTTCAGCTCTCTGTGTCCGACCTGCAGCCGGCTGCACATGTCCAGAAAGAGCGGCGCTCCCGGCTCGTCCAGAACGATGTAGACGGGAACACCGCGCTTGGACGCCTCAAACAGATCCCGCAGAATCTGCAGATCGGTCAGCAGGTCCATCACGATCGCCACGACCTGgacaacacacagacagacgctTCGTTCACTCTCATCAGCAGCAGATGAACGAGAATACTGATGATACTCTGACTAAACCAGGATTCATCTCATGGAACGtgattttaatggttaaaaaactgtgaaaatgctacagtacaaacctgttaaatggttaatatcctgtaaaatttacagagaaaaaacgtaaactgacattcccagaattctctgcgttgcatttcaaatttggtttgcatttttttttataactgtgtTTCTTTAAGGTAAAACCGTAAAACCTAAAACATTGTTACCGTATTTTTTCCGGTAACCACGGCTGCTGGCTTtataccataatttttttttttttttttttttttttacagtgcatgcatATTGAGCAATGCATGCTGATGCATATTTTTTGAACATCTAATGCTAATGAAATTTGAGATTTTTTAGTGAATAGTGACTCGAGTCTGTTTCTAACACAAAGCCTCTTATAAATGATTGATACTGTATGATATTTCATGTCCAGATGTTTCCAGAAGAGACGAGTGTTGATCAGGATTACAGGAACACTTCAGACTGTAAGTATGAAGAGCTGCTGATTCACACACTTTCCTCCTGATCAatgcattattacacacacacttcCCGCTTCTTTCACAGGACAGATGTTTGGGAAAACAGAATATGTGTCACTTCCTGTGAGTCAGTGATTCCAGACACTTAGATCAAGTCTGAACAAGATCTGAAAGCATCCAGCACTGAATCAGAAAACTGTAAAGATCTAATGGGGCATTTCATGCAGATTTACAGTTACAGTACAGTATTAATAGTGAGAATAGAGAGAGATCATCTGTAAAAGTGATTGTGATGGATCACATGTGATGGGTTTTCATTAAAATACTTCGTTTTCTGATCAGTTCTGTTTCCTCTGACTGTAATTTGAATTGTGCACTTTAGGGTTAACAGAAATGAAAAGACAACGTCCTGACAAAACATTAccaacattttcagtttttatatattttatataattcatttttacgGTACgaatataaaaacagttttttagcaattttgtatattaacattatttaagtTAATGATATATACATTACTGTACATCTGTAAAGCATAAAATGTTGCAACCTCCAAGCTGCCAGTTACAGTTTTTTAAGTGCACTATTATAAACCAGTGAACTGAGATGTTGACCACATGAGGCTCTTCTGTCACATTTCCAGTGTAGGGAGTGACAGCGATCAGAAGAAAGAGAACACggaactgatgatgatgatgatgatgatgaacaggaTTCCCCTTAGAAATATTTATCACGGTAACCATAGTTACCAGCTGATAGCCCACAATTTAGTCACTGTTAGTAAGCTAAAAGTGGCAACCTTTAAATGAACTGGTTTTAGATCAACTAAAATGTATCCatttatacaaatgtatatatcgttatatatatatatatatatatatatatatatatataatttttttttttttttttttttacagtgtagtctaCACTAAAACCTCTTTATAATTTATGTTCATGCAGAAACAGTTTATTGCGAGCTCTGACCTTGCTGGACTCCTGGATGAGTTTGCGGGTCACCTCCTTGATGTGCGGGCTGTTCTCTTTGGGCGGGTGAGTGTAGACCGACACCCGGGTGACCCCTTTGAAGAGCCCGGATGAGGGCCAGCCCAGGTCCAGCGGCGGAACCTCGGTGTCCGACATCTGCGGCCAGTACGTGGAGCGCATTGACCCGGAGCTGTTCCTGCTCCCGCGCTTCGCTCCGTCGTCTTCCTCGCTCGGGTATTTGACGAAGGTGCCGGTGATGGTCTTGACCTCCCGCGCAGACAGGAAGTCTTGTCCGTCCTCGTGCTTCAGGAGGCTCGTGAAGGCTCCGTGTCCGCCGGTGATCAGGCGCTCGAGGGCCGCCCGGTGCTGCTCGCTGTAGTAGAACTGCGGCCGGGACTCGGGCACCGCGGGGGGCATGAGCCCGTCCTCCAGACACCGGAGCTGAGACTCCGCCATGGAAGCGTCCCCTGCGCTCACCGGAGCTCGCCGTGATCCCGGGGCAGGTGAAGAGCTGGGGGGTGGAGTTCACGAGGAACACGGTGGAAGGGGATGACTCCGACACGAGGGCTGAACTTGAACCTCATCCAAGAAACACATATTTGGACTCTGTTTGAAGGCATAACATCtccatgtgtgtgtataaatatttgtGTTAGTTTAGTGAACATAACCACTGGTTAATCATAAGTGGTTTAGACAGCTGGAGCTGGTATAACAGTTTCATAAAATAgaaattaagtattaaatatatgAGTTCTGACATATAAAAGCAGTCAAGGCTGTCATTCAGCACTTTCATATTTCATCTCTTTGACTGTTTCCTTCAGACCAGACCAGCAGCTTCAACTCTGTTTATTTCCCTCTGCATTTACTTTTACTCAGATATCCTTTGATCATAGATACATGGATATTCTGAAATTTATTGGCTTGTGTTGATGTGATATATTTATTAAACAGCATATTAAAGGaatagaaatgaaaatgaaaataaggaaaatagaagtctataatccataatatcacttcctccagtgaagaagtgttctggtctgaatcaggagagaaatctgcacagatcaagcagcggttaaacagatctaaactaatctgtgagagacaacagcagatgcactgtttcactggaggaagtgttattatgattatagactctatgtgtttgagataaaatcatcttaatgctggatgtgtttcaggttttgtcttctccagatgttcactgatggactgtggattattgggatgtgtttatcagactctcattctgacggcacccattcactgcagagcattcactgatgagacactgatgcagtgctacatttctacaaacctgatgaagacacacacttcTCCTGATCTCTGATGAACAGAGGGGGAGCACATTTATAGCAGATgtttatttttgagtgagataTTCCTTTAAACGAGAGGTTAGAGTCAGCGGGGTGAGCGATGATGAACCGTGAGCCGCACAGATCAGAATCTGAAGCAAGGTTTTGTCGAAAAAAGAGAATTCTGAAGTTTTCAAGATTGTACAACATTTTGTTCAATAATGACGTGACACATTTGTATGTGTTATTAAAtactgatgtatttatttaatacttggATGAAGATCACATCTCAGGCAGTCTATATTCAGACAATCATACAATTCTAAAGGATTGATAAACTTGTTTGTAAAagttgtcacgggaggagcacaagacagacacagtgggcgtggcgtcaggcctcggagaggcttttattaacagaaatcataaaacaaagggaataaaagtggccaaaagggggaaagtgtccaaaataacagggaatctggtgtcctcgttgtgctgcgggatttgtgtaggtcgggcagtgttcatcaaggaagggtccaggcaaggggcggagtccggcggccgcacgcgctcccctcctaggtccggggcgcgaggggcggcggcttctcctagcggccgcgtctctctcattggccgcggcgctggtaggggatggacggcccggcatcctggcccgtcggccgtgtatacgggtgcggttcccatccggatcgcgggtccggcagctcacgtcttggtggcgcgggagtccctcaacgcacccttcctggacccacgaggacaccagcgtgcatgcacggggaagagaccggtctcctgaggagaggcgcgttgggcttttaaacagcggcggtaatgaggctccacttccttcaggtgtgccccatcacacgccgccagccctgactcgtccagcgcccctcctctcacacacccactccagtcgggagcctggtgaagggcggcgatttaggacggggtgccggtgataatcagggaggaggcagctgactcgtcacattccccctcccaagcgacatccccgtcatcagggcgccgcccacacaggagtgctaccatcctcaaccaggctccaaacggtcggagtgggcggggtttcctctccgggcggtcctccctctcgcagcgcaccagaacagggacagagaaaccgggttttagtgacagcctcaaccaaccacagggtaaaatgacaatggaaaagtcacttaccccttgtgtggctgggaggctgtccccagttttcctccgtcccagtctgggttctcacgaacgtttgcaagcgagagggggtgacgtcaccagacgtttcccaactgcgctgtctaggctccgcctgcccgcattctccaccagtgtcacgggaggagcacaagacagacacagtgggcgtggcgtcaggcctcggagaggcttttattaacagaaatcataaaacaaagggaataaaagtggccaaaagggggaaagtgtccaaaataacagggaatctggtgtcctcgttgtgctgcgggatttgtgtaggtcgggcagtgttcatcaaggaagggtccaggcaaggggcggagtccggcggccgcacgcgctcccctcctaggtccggggcgcgaggggcggcggcttctcctagcggccgcgtctctctcattggccgcggcgctggtaggggatggacggcccggcatcctggcccgtcggccgtgtatacgggtgcggttcccatccggatcgcgggtccggcagctcacgtcttggtggcgcgggagtccctcaacgcacccttcctggacccacgaggacaccagcgtgcatgcacggggaagagaccggtctcctgaggagaggcgcgttgggcttttaaacagcggcggtaatgaggctccacttccttcaggtgtgccccatcacacgccgccagccctgacttgtccagcgcccctcctctcacacacccactccagtcgggagcctggtgaagggcggcgatttaggacggggtgccggtgataatcagggaggaggcagctgactcgtcacaaagTGCTCAAACTAAACCTCgacatttttccaaatctctGTGCCAACTGGAAGAACAATGctttacaggtgtgtgtgtgtgtgtgtgtgtgtgtgttctgtacaCATGACATGGTGAAAATATGTTTCTTAAATTCAGAGCTGTTG is from Carassius auratus strain Wakin unplaced genomic scaffold, ASM336829v1 scaf_tig00215630, whole genome shotgun sequence and encodes:
- the LOC113095162 gene encoding protein FAM83F-like, producing the protein MAESQLRCLEDGLMPPAVPESRPQFYYSEQHRAALERLITGGHGAFTSLLKHEDGQDFLSAREVKTITGTFVKYPSEEDDGAKRGSRNSSGSMRSTYWPQMSDTEVPPLDLGWPSSGLFKGVTRVSVYTHPPKENSPHIKEVTRKLIQESSKVVAIVMDLLTDLQILRDLFEASKRGVPVYIVLDEPGAPLFLDMCSRLQVGHRELKNIRTRTVKGIGLNLSVGRIPGNVQSKYMLIDGDKVMFGTYSFSWSSSRMDRNMITVMSGQVVDFYDNDFRELYAISDKLDLFKQFHMTKPQTGTLSRASVSKRPAVATSRFQVNLGDVTRGDGKVPAHKYHNPKYLLALGQIPGPTEPLQDFLNKMDPEPEPENPTADLENITPAPSPPEKKESKKLRKLTFNTKRWRKGKKDKTSDAVIEENAANPSDEASKHTLPSDETQDSLKKKKRGFRCLFTKS